In Candidatus Cloacimonadaceae bacterium, the DNA window CATCACCGCAGTCCATTCTTTTTGCGTAACCTCATATTTTCCGATGTAATAGGATGATACCGTCACCTGATGCACAGGTTTTTCATCGCTCTCACCATCATTCGATCCCATCTTAAAAGAGTCGCCCTGCACAAAGATCATCTGACCGGGAGTAGAGCTAATAATGTAGGTCGCATTCGCAGTTGGGCTGGCTGTCCAGCCGTCCTTGAAACCCTTGGCTTTGATCGTGGTGGTGTTTGAGACTGTTAGCGGGTTGCTGTACAAAGTTGATGTGGCAGTGGGTTCCGTATTGTTTGTAGTATATCGAATTGTGGCTCCGTCGGTAGCACAGCTTAGTGATACACTTTGCGCAGTTGCATAAGCCTCTCCCAAAGGATTGAAGGTAGGCGTGGCTACCGTTCCTGATGATGTTATGGTATAGGTTGCACTCGCAGTTGGGCTGGCTGTCCAGCCGTCTTTGAAACCTTTGGCTTTGATCGTGGTGGTGTTTGAGACTGTTAGCGGGCTGCTGTACACAGTTGATGCGGCATTTGGTTCCGTATTATTTGTGGTGTATCTGATTGCTGCTCCGTTGGTAGCACATGTTATCGCTACCTTCTGCGCAGTGTTGTATGATCCTCCTGCCGGACTTAAGATGGGTATGGCTACCGGTATTTCTGCCGGTTTATCGAGCGGTTTTCTTTCCTCCACAGGGGATGATTTGGCAAAATAGAAATACTCATCCAGATTACCGCTCCTGAAAGGGGTTTGCCTATTACTTGTGTCTTCCTTCACTTGCTTGGATACATTGCGAAACACTTCATCCAATTCCAAATCCGGGATAGCCACGAACTTGAGCAAAGCTGCCGTGAAAGGACTGTTTTCTCCTCTCCCGTCTTCAGCGGTTTTTCCACTGGCGGTGCTATAGAAAACGCACTGCATACCGGGTATTACTTCGATAGTCGCCATGCCGCGAGCGCTGGAACGCACATTGCGAAAGGGATTGTCCCGGCAGCAATCCAGGATCATGATTGAAACCATGGCTTTATTCAAGTATTCGGAAATACGGTTTGCATTCATGGCATCCCATTTCAGGTCTTTTTCGCTCTTTGGATCAGAACGGGCGGGGATCAGGAAGTTTTCCCCACTATATTGTATCCCGTGTCCGCTGAAATAAAACACTACCTCGTCCACTGCTTTGAGCGAGGCTGTGAAAGTATCCACGGTATGCTCGAATTCCTTCAACTCCACATCGGTCTTCAGTGTCACTTTAAAACCGACCGATGTGAGCACCTGGGCAAAATCACGGGCATCCTTAGCGGCATTGGACAGAGAATTCTGCCCATAATCGCCATTGCCGATCACCAGTGCCTTGCGGGCTGCATTCAGATAGAACGTGCTGCAGAGCAGCGTCAATAAAACCAGGAGTTTCTTCATTTGTGCTCCTCAAGTTAGCCATTGAGCTAATTGTATTCGATAGGTGTTGTTGTCAAGGATTTTTTTTTCCATTAGAAAAAATTATACTGGAGAAAAAAGGCTTGACGCTTTCCAGCTCATTTTTAGGTATGACACTCAGTAAAATTACAAATCATTATCAGAAATGGGAGACTATATGAAAAAACTCTTGATCATCGGCATGATCTGTTTTGTGATGGCTCAGTTGCCGGCAATCATCGTAGAGACAGCGTCGCTAAAGAACTTCCTCTTTGGCAGCGAACCAGCCTGCGCCTATGACAATTGGCTTTCGCATGTGGCGGAGGGAATCGCTGTTGCGAACTATAATCTCTATGCACCCTATGATCGGCAGACCAACGGATTTGGCGATTTTCGGGTACCGAATGCAGCCGATCTGCTCTATTGGAATAACATGCTGGATTTGTTTATGGTGGGAGAATACGATGCCGCGCAGACGATCCTCACCAACGCCGGCGCGCCTTTCCAGATAGTCCAATTCAATGATTTGGACAGCGGCAGAACCTATTATATGATCCGCGAATTGCCCAATATGACATATTCTGACGACAACGGCACTCCAGACCCCTATGATGATGAGATCGGAGCCTTTCTATATGGCTGGGGGCTCTTTATTTACAATCCCCAAGCCACCAGACCGGTTATTATTACGTTGCCCCATCCCTGTGACGACTTCACCACACTCCCCATCGGCTATGAGGCTTTTCAGCTCTGGAACGCCCAATCTCTGTTGATCAATGGCGCCGGCAGGGAGGTCAAATGGACAAATGTGCCGCCTTACACAAACGCCAAATCCATCTCTGATCCGACTCGCCTGGCAACCCATCCTTACAATTATATCTATAAGAAATTTGCGGACACGATCCGTGCGGAGCTTAATATCCGCGAATTTTCAGTCCAGATCCATTCTTATGACTGGAACCGGCATGTGGGGATGACGGATACTCAGATCTCCGCTGGTTATCTGAAACTCTGTCCCAACCTCCCAATCCGCGATCTTTCGAGACTGAAACACGATCTGATCAACCGCGGCTCGCATTTGATGATTCCGGCAAACACGGTCGGCACCCATCGGGACGTCTATCTGAACGACTTTTACTCGGTGAATTATGAGATCCACGATTTCACCTTTGACGACGGCGAACACCAATATGCAGTGAACAACGTCATCTCCCTGCCCGCGTATTCACTGAACCAACAAATGCTTTATACACTAAGCGGTTGGAACGATTATGATGCCTATGAGCCGTTCTTCCACATCGAAATGGATGAATTACCCAACGCTT includes these proteins:
- a CDS encoding chitobiase/beta-hexosaminidase C-terminal domain-containing protein; amino-acid sequence: MKKLLVLLTLLCSTFYLNAARKALVIGNGDYGQNSLSNAAKDARDFAQVLTSVGFKVTLKTDVELKEFEHTVDTFTASLKAVDEVVFYFSGHGIQYSGENFLIPARSDPKSEKDLKWDAMNANRISEYLNKAMVSIMILDCCRDNPFRNVRSSARGMATIEVIPGMQCVFYSTASGKTAEDGRGENSPFTAALLKFVAIPDLELDEVFRNVSKQVKEDTSNRQTPFRSGNLDEYFYFAKSSPVEERKPLDKPAEIPVAIPILSPAGGSYNTAQKVAITCATNGAAIRYTTNNTEPNAASTVYSSPLTVSNTTTIKAKGFKDGWTASPTASATYTITSSGTVATPTFNPLGEAYATAQSVSLSCATDGATIRYTTNNTEPTATSTLYSNPLTVSNTTTIKAKGFKDGWTASPTANATYIISSTPGQMIFVQGDSFKMGSNDGESDEKPVHQVTVSSYYIGKYEVTQKEWTAVM